CTCATCCGACTAAATGGTGACCTGAATTGTCTCAAACCCTTTGACAAAGGGTGTAGAtgcctttcattcatttttttctgcagtGAGCATACCATCAAGGACTTAGAATCTGGACATAATGCAGCTGCAAAGAAgtgtaaaaaactttttttgccgGTGAATGGATGGGTGCGGAGTGTATAGGCTTAAGGAGGACCTGGCATTGAGAAAGAAGCGGCGGTTTTCACAAATTGTTAATTTAGGGTGTTAATCAAATTTCTGTTCATGTAATTTAAATTTGAGGCCATTTTTGGATGCACGCTTTTATGTAAGCTGGACTAGATTCTATAAGGGTAACCGCTTGCTTGATTTTAGTTGTTCTGTAAAAGGGTGTCTCATGGCACACACTTTTTCTACTAAAATGGTTGCAAACACAGTGGAGCTAATTTATAAAATAATGTTGCCAGCTAAATTGGTGACTTCCAAGAAATTGTGTCAATAAATAGGGACAGACTTATTCCCGTACCATCTAATGGTCGAGATGGAACCAATGTTTTTTTCTGACATGTATTTATAGACACGACTATTCCAAGAGGAATAACCTTGTTTCATGTTATCTATAATGTATGCATCTATAATAACCAAAGGTGGTGAGAGAGAATGCTGTTTAAACAATTTTGGGGGAGAAATCTGAATGAGATAATGCAAATTTTACAGGGAAATCTTTGCTTAAAACCATGTTTTTATCCATCACAAAGGATGGAGGCCACCCTCAATCCTTTATGACTTAGCActgaaaatcagattttttttttcttaaggccATAGCACCCAGCCCTATTGCAGAGTGTAGAGTGGTGCACTCAAGAGGGGGAGTTAGTCAGGAAGAAATGCATGCTACTCAAGTGATACAACTGAAATTCTACAAACCTTGGCGTCCATTGATATCTGCCTCTGTGAAGGAGAAACGTTGCTATAATGAAAATGACATATACAAGTACCCAACTGAATTGACTTTTACGGCTCCTGTATATGGGGACGATTAGCTTTACTGGCATTGAATAAAAATGTCAAAGAATCACGGATGCTTTGACAACTTCTGAATATTACCTTTTCTTGTTGTCTACCATCACAACTAATGTTCTCCATCTCAACATATTCAAACATTTGAATTAGCATCTCCTGGATCTTTTGTAATTTGCACTAAAAAGAACAGTCTTAAGGGAACTGTTTGTTGATCCATCACTGCTTACATTTGTGAGGTCAGATTTCATTGACTTGAATTAACTCCAAAGGCATTTGACAGAGTTGAAGTCGTTGCTTTGAATGCTGGAACAGTCATACTAAAATGGAAATCAGCCTTGCCAAAACTACTTCTAATAACTTATTACATCAACAACGTCTTAGAGAAATGAAAAGGAGGAAACTAATAGGTTCAGCTGTAACCGGTAAATATTTTACAATGCAATTCATACTAAAGTTTACATATAGCAAATTGCATTGAGTATTCGCTCACTGGAAGCATTATTGAGTATAAGTGGTATCCCATTTATACAGCTTAAACTCTTTTGGAAAGGCTTTTTACAAAGATTAGTTTATAAGCACGTTTGACCGTTCTTTCGGAAGAATATTTGTGAGGTCAATCACTAATTTGAAATGGATAgagtttcctttttttgttctAATTAATCTCAAAAGGTGTTACAGTTGATTGAGGTATGGACTTTGTAAAGATATTAGAATATTCATCTAAAACAtgagtgggcaaactattccacaaagggccacagtgggcgcaatgttttgttcaaacccatcatgaagacacttcaccaatctggtgtcttacaagtgcaattgtgtattctactgaaaatttcatcgattaatcggataaaacatttttttagctaaagagtaataataaatatacattagaAAACAAGACAACTCACCTAATATTgtaccatttttagacaattaaTGTCTTAAgaagtacattgttgaaaaccgctaacaattgcatctcaaatgtgactagaaaaataaaacgaattaactgctttcactcagaaaacttaagatcttataTAAAAACAATCTTatctcttacctaaaaatgtcattacacttgataacacacatcacttaaaagttaggtgttttaaccacgtgtttcaattgaatttccatttgtgtcaagctatttgtaAGTTCtacttaagttttaagttagtctaaattatAAGTcctaataggattttgagtttttgcagtgttcaaaataaatgtatgatatacgctctattggagcacattagccaccagtgctacttggcgttttatccagcaatgacgacagagctaaaattgacagttagctttattatgtttttattttacaccctcgtcactcgacagcgctgtgtttttacagcttaaataaagcctgtatgtaatacacgttagccacacattgacagtagtcataattaacagAAACctagcagggctaacgttacattaGAAAAGTACAGTAAcattaatcgtatttattagcggtgagaagtctactgctttaagatggcggctgtttactaacaccggcgAGTGTCAATTCGcacctagttctatatacatgtgctaataccgccgagtgtcatttcgcatctagttctataaacaTGGGATATCTTTGAGACGCTTCAGACGCTacacaccgtagcatcatgtgggcgtagtttgtagcaacattggcgtaatttgtaactgttgtcggctgcagtcatgtattattgcttcttcctgtacgcacgtgacgtcagcgctttgtgccgcattaaaagtagtccgggcaaaatgtcatgcatagagctggcaaaattaaacgattcttcAAGACGGAGAAAATGCctcgatcaattttttaaatcgagttactctaattattcgagtaatcctTTCAGCTCTACTTCTCATTTGACTAACATCAAAAACTAAGGATATTGCAATGAGGGCTCCATCCAATGCTATTTACcactacaaaagaacaattttaaaAGGAAAGGTATCCACTGTTTGCTATGAAGAGAAGAGGCTATGCTAGCATTGATTAGCGGTTTTCAACCAATACTAaggacttttttgttgttgacgaAGGCTCCGCACGATTCTTGATGCCATTACAGAAGAACAGTTCAAGGCTAGCTGTGGGTGTTTTGACAGATTTAAAGAAGACTGATAGCCAAATTGTGCTAAAATTAAGTTGTTATGCTCGCAGTGATAGCCGTTAGCCCTGAGTTAAACACATAGACCTCAAGGTAATCAAAATAGCCTACCACGGGCTATATGTGCAAAACGGTATGCTTAACGTGCAATTTTTTGGAGGGGTTCCCACTAGATGGCACATTTTCTTTATCTTTGTAGATCTTTTTGTTCTTTGTGATAATCTCATTGATAAAAATACATACTAAAATTAAACTTTGCCAAGAAAAATAACCTAATTTTTAAGAGGTTTTCACCTGCTGCAACTGTAGAGATTCAGGtaaagtgaatattttttttttcgtctttgtaAATGTAGGgacttgttttcattttttaaagtgtttataGTTTCAGATAGAAATAGGAGTGGGGCTTGTGGTGTGTGGCTCCCCCTGCAGGCCGCTGCATGGGgagaacaaggaagcacttggtgcGTTGACTTTAATTTGGTTCATAAATATATTCCTGATGAATCAAATGTTTCTATGTAACATCATTCTCTAGAAATATCCCATATTGAGGAATGGACAGATGCAGCTTATACCAAgatgctctctgtattgtggaaATTATGGTAATTGGCATACAAAAACCTGATCTCAACCAAACATGGCACCTTTGGTATAAATTACAGCAGAAACCGAGAGCAACATTAGTGTGCCACCTAACAAATGTTTGCTTAAAAAAATTGGTCAAACGTTCCTCATAAAAACTCCAGGAAAACCTCTCGAAAGCCTTCCCAGAATAGCTGAAGTCATTATAATTACAAAGGATGGGCTGACGTCATACTAAAACCTATAGAATAGGAATGGGATATAGGCGAGAAAATACttttggcaatgtagtgtatttTGTGGTATATCTTATGATGTGAAAATAGTGTGACTCCTAAATTCTGCCAAAATAATGACCGTATCAACATCTAATAGCATGAAACTCCAAGTGGTGTTTTACTGGGGTCAACATGTGTAATTTCTGAACTATAATACTGTATGTGGGAGAGTGGGTAATGTTTTGGTGTTCAAGTCCACTGGTGTATTTCCACTAACCTTTCTCCATGTCTCCTTCTCCCAAAGGGATTCCAACATAAACCATGACATTGACAGCATCCGACACATCAAGATGAAGGTTGGTGGTGCCAACTTTCCTGTCTTCTGTTGAGATCAGTCCTGAGGAAAATAACGACCATGGGAAAAAGTTTAAGAATCAGGGAGGACGATACAATGGAGTGGTGCAGGAAAAATAAAGAGCGGATTCAAAAAACATGGTCGTGTCTTCTCACCATAAGCATTGTACATCTTGGGTCCGAGATCTGGTCGTACAAAAAAGTTAGGCAGACGAGCAGCAAGGTTTAGCCGGCCATCTCTTTTAGTGTACTCAGGCAAAGGAAGGTTTTCCATCAAATCGTCGAATCTGTGACAAACATGAGGGGAAAAAACCACAACTATGACTGTTGGATTCCTAAATCTAAACGCAAGCCTGTTTAGAAAGATCATAgttgcagacttttttttttaatatgattttcTCTTTACTCACCGGGTGGGCATCATATCCCTGAAGTCCTCCCCAGGAGGCCAGTCCTTTAATTTCAATACCATTGGGTTGCCTTCACTgtctttcagtctctctacagttgataaaaataaaacatatcaATGTTGAGTGGAGGCATGAAACGGAGTTCTGCCCTactcgacaaaaaaaaaaaaaaaaaaaaaaaaattatgaataaatagtATTAGGGAACTCACTTGAGATGATTTGGAAGCCGTCCCAAAAGTCTCGGACTTTCACATCAGAAATGATGGCACAGTTCCTGCAGTTGACCAGGTCAACATCCTGATCACCAAACTCCTCACTAAAGGCCTCCGGACGCCACAACTCAGATTTCAGTCGTTTATGTATACCGGACACCAAGACAGGCTTGGCAAAAAGAAGGAATTGCAAATATGTCAAACAAGTTAAATACCCCATTTGAAATGTATTTCTTGATCCATTTGTATGGAAAACCAAAACATCACATGGAATATGAATGGTTGTTCTTACTTGTCCCTGCTTCCAGCATTCTCGAAAGATCTTCCAGTTGTTGCTATTGCTGGGATCCTGGAGACAAAGAAGTCGCCCATCACAGAGCCAAGAGTGCGAGGTGTGTGGTTCAAGAACACTTAGGCCCATGATTCCATCTTTCCGGGCTCCCAACACACCAAGCTCACTTCCCTCAGAAGTTCCGGTGCGTCGGCCTTCAGCTTTTTTAGTCTCCACAACCGAGGCAATGATGTGGTCCAAGAAATTGGGAAGGCTGCTCTTCAGCTTGTCATTCTGAGTAAAGAGGATGATATGGTTCACAACACatccattaacaaaaaaatactttaatcATTAAGGCACGTTTTAAGTTGTTCGGATATTAAGAATTTCAAAAGAAATTATTTTAAGGCTCATTACTGAACAAGTTGGTGGCAACTAAATTGCAAGAGTTCTTTCTCCCACACGCATGCAAATAGACacatagacaaaaaaaaattaaaaaaattaaacatacgCCTCCAGAGGTAAAGACTGATGGAAATGGTACCCCACTCTCGCCATGGCCTTGGGGAAGCTTGCCAGGTCCAGAGTTGAGCAGATCCCGAAGACTGGAACCTTCAGGTTTAGACTGTGCCGCGTTGGAGCCAAGTAAAAGACTGTTAAAAAGTTTAGGGCTGGAGGCCGAAGGCCTTGACAGGGCAGTCAATGAGTCCAGGCCAAAAGGAGGCCGAATTTCCCGATTCATCATGGCACGAAGTGAACCTGATTCTGGATTTCAAGAAGACAGTGGCTGATGTAACACTTTGAAACAGAAACACCAATTAATACAGGTTCTAGTGGTTTGCCGTTCACCATACCTTTTGTGTCATCCTTCGATTTCTGTGTGGCCAAGTCTGCCAGCCAGTGCAGAGCAGAACTGTTGTTGCCTTCTGATGCGCGCGACTCCTTAGCAGAGAACTGTGCAAAGTTACTGACGGGCAATGTCCCGCTAGTGGAGTTGCTAGTACTGCTCACAATTTCCCCTGCCCCACTACTAGACGATACAGCTGTTTGTGTAGTTTCAGTTTTAATGGTTGATGTTTCACTTTCTGACTTTGGAGTTGCACCAAAAGCAGAAGCTGTAGCTCCGGGGATCCCACCACTGTTCGGCGGTGCCTGGTGAGACATGCAAGCCACAGTAAGAACACATTGAACAAACATTCAAATTACTATGCGAGAATCACGAAAACATAATCCACCTGTGAAATCCCATTGGGGGCACTATGGCGGACTAGGGATTTAGCATGTCGACTGGCACAGGGGCAATTGGCTTTAATACCCCATTTTCCTCTTGCTAGGTGCACCATGTCACCTATGTTGTACAGAGCTACAAGAAACAATTAGCATTAACAACAAACATCCTGACATCAAGCTTCAGTTCCATTTAACTGAACAAAAATTGTCACCTGTCCCAGGGATAATCTGTGTCGGCATGAGGTTCTCTGGATCATGAGGCTGGCCTTTTGCACACTTCAGCCAAGAGAAAACCTCATCCACTGGACCTTCATCTAAATCTAAAATATGTAGTTTGTTTAGAATACACTATAGCCAAAACTGGTCAGTTTGAATATTATTGTACATATACTGTCAGAGCTCATACAATAAGGAACCTAAATTAAAAAAGGGGTTTTTAGAACCactaatataaataataagACTTACCATCTCTTGGCCTGTTCCTACGAAGCCGATAACAGTCTAGACACACGCCAAAGCCACACTTGCGACACACCCAGTGGATGTTGAACAAAGTGGTCTCACACACGTCACACATTTCCCTCACCCCTCGGACGGCACGTTTCCATGCAACTTTCTCTGATGAAGCAGACAGAAATGTCAAGTTAATACAGGATACATTTAGGCGATTTTGAATACTGTATGTCTTCAGGATGAATTTAAATCATCCTAGTACATACGGTGTGGTTCCACCATCATCATAGCCTCCTTCTCGGACATGACCAGCTGGCAGAACTGGTCACCTACATTGGCCAGGATGTACTTGGATGTATCAAGGTCGAGCCCCTCTTGCACAGTAGGTGCAGGTAGCCACAGACCCATAGCCATTGAGTCACTCTGCTGAGGGCTTAGGAAACCTTCAACGCGCAACATACCCTTACGAGTGAAAGCCAACCTGTTCAAAGTCAAAAGGATAAAAAATGATTAGCATGTTGTTTTTAAACATCATCAAAGGACATAGTAAAATCTTGCTACAGAAGTGTACCTTCGGAAGTGGAAGAAACGGCAAGCCACATTTGGATCATCGTCATCCTCACTATCGTCATCTGCATTGCGAGATTTACGATAGCGCTCCAGGCGACACTCTCGGCACTTGTGTAAGTGTGGAGCAACGTTGATACACGAGCCATCCTGGAGGAAAGACTCGCCAGACTGCTTGAGACGGCGCACTTTACTAAGGTCTTTCAGTACAGACTGGCCcacttgaaaaaaacaaagtaacgtCAAGTATATCAACTAAAATACGGGCTTTGTTAAATAAAAGGTTACCTTTGAAAGGCTTAGTACGAGGACGGCTTTTAGCAGCGCCTTGGATTTTAGCTTTCGGCATCATGGCTCCATCCTTTCCAGACTGTGACGACTCACCATGAGGTTGACCTTTGTCTGGACCCTCCTCATTCTCACTCAGGTCTGACAGGTCACTGTTACTGCTTAGGTCGGAATCACGTTTGGTTGACTGTGCTCTTTCCTCCAAGGCAAACTTCTGAGTCAGGCTGTGGTCAAAAGACAGAGGCAGTTGATCCATTCTAGAGGGGGCGGTTGTTCCAAAGACAGAGCTGCCTGCTCTGGCAGGGTCAACTGTAGTAAAAACAGAGCTACCCGACTTGAATGATGGCGTTTCCCCAACTAACTTTTCTTCTTTAATAGAAGCGCCTTCATTctgagccctttgagacaaggtTGGTGCAGGAGAGGTTGAAGAGCTGGGTGAAGCAGAAGATGAGAGTGCTGAGAAAGGAGAAGATAGAATGGCCTTTGGTGGCTCTGACATAATAAAAAGATTAGGCTTGTTGTCAGACTCAGACTCAACTTTGGAGAGTCCAGCAAATAACGTGGGCATATTTTTGTCCCCATAGGCCAAAAATGGATTCGCTGGATTCACTGGCTCTTTAGAGCTCTGGAGAAAAAGGTTCTGATGGCTTTCTGAGGGATTAAAATTCGATGGCATCACCACAGCCCCTGTCAATGTACCATTATTACAACTTTTTAAAAGATTTTGTAGTCCCGATGCGGTTGCGGGACCCACAATAGCAGAGGCCTTTCTAGCAACAGAGGAAGAAGCCATGCCTGGGAAGGCTGGTGAAGAGTTACTAAGCACACCATTCCCTGTTGGGTGAATGTCAGGCATTTTGGTCTGCTCTGGCTTTTTCTGCACTTCTGTAACAGATTTGAAAAGGCTTGTGGGATCCTTATTCAGGGTTTCAGACACAGCAGCAAAGTAATTCGTGTCCTTGGATTGGCTTTGAGCACCAGTTTGGACTTGGTTGGAGTCTGAATTCTGTGTCATGCACTGGAAAAACAAGTTTTTGTCGGGCTGGGATTGAGTCTCACTCTTATCTCTACCAAAGCCAAATCCAAAGGGTCTGGAAGTGTCCTTGGATGTTGCAGAACCAGTCATAGATCCATTGGTCTGTGAGGTAACCTCTCCAAATACAGGAGCAGAAGGCACAGCTGATGGTAGCCGATAACCCAATGCAGTCTTAGTAGATCCCTGCGACATAGAAAAAGCAATTGTGTAGTTAGGTCCAGAAATATTTGCCAAGAGAATTTTTCTCAACCGTTAGTTCTGCACAGTCGTTAACATGTGAAAGCATGCTCAACTAGGTTGAGATGACATCATTTGCTTTCGATAAGATCGatagggaaaaaaatccacatcAATAAAGCAATCATAAGACATCTTGCAAACATTTCCCTGGGGACACTGTGCAATATGATAATTTTAGAAACATCTCAGAAAAAAACACGTAAGGTAGGCCAACAGTACCGACAGCACATTTTCATAATTAATTTGAATTCTGCGCTGCTACTACTATTGAGCACAATACAGAAACAGGGAAAAAAGCTACTTTAAGCAAAATAGAACTGATGTCCCTTTATAGGTCACAACAAAAGTTGACACAAACAATACAGAAGGTACAAAATTTGTCTTACCTCTGTCTggcttccccaagtggaaggctTAGGAGTAAAGCCTCCAGAGGCTGACAATGCCACACTGGGACTGCTATCAGCCGAAGACCAAGAAATAGTGACGGGCCCAGGGGACACAAGAGCGGAAGTTTTGGAAAATGATTTGGAGGCCTCTTCTCTGACTGGCAGGGGAGATGGGGAAGCTTTGTGGACTGGGGCCCCAGGGACCAGGCTTGGCATCTGGCCTAGTGAGGGGAAAGATGTGGCAGAAAAGGCAGAGGGGGCTGGTTTGAGAGGTGGAGGGGTGGGAGTATGAGAAACTGAAGTGGTCGAGTCCGCTGCCCCTTGTGTGGAGAGCATCCGACCATTTTCTTTCACATGGGCGTAATATCGCATTGGGGTAGCATTTGACTGATCCATCTGGATGGAGCAATTTGTTTCGGATGATGACACCTGGGTCTGAAGAAAGCTTCCCTCTGAGGCGCTGCCATTTTTGGTTGTGCTGCTGACTTTTTCACCAGCGTCTCCTCCCCACACATCAGCCCCCTCTGTCAAGTTTTTATTGGAATCATCACATCTCTGCTCATTGGCTACCAATTCTGCTGCTCCTTTAAAACGCTTCAAGTTCATGTCTTCCTCCTCGGAGGCTGTCCTGCGTCTGCGACTATTATCACCCTTCAATGTTTCACTGTCCATCTTTTGCCGGCCATTCTTACCCAGCTGAAAAGAAACAATCATAGGAAGGTACTTTAAGTATCAAACAGTAGCAAAAGATCAGATTTATCTACAAGGAGCAATTGCACTTGAAACATGTACCTGGCCACAGCATTAACTCACTGATGATAGATGTCTAAATAATTTTGACTGGGGGGGTTGTAGGTGTTTTTTCCCCCGTGCTTGCTTCATAAGATATTTTCTAGAGATCTGATCTAAAATTCGGCTAAAATTGCGTTTTCGGTTAAAAAGCCGAAAGTTTACAACCAAAAACTGTGAAGAACTTTCCTCCTTTTGTGATGACATCATCAAAACTTAACACAACGTTAACACAACgggctcacagccaacatggaactattttgaggtatcaaaaGAAATATAGAAATTATCAAATGAAGGAAAATCAATTTGCCCAAAAAAATTATCGCTTCTACAcgcttctgaagttgctttccattgatgtcacaccaagtacagtgcatttgagcccgTGCGTGAGAATTTTGTAGTTTATTTGTATAATGTTCGCTTGATtaaagtagtatttaaatgcatatatgtacatttgctgtggtttactACAATACGTTTATAGCACGACAACTTCCTATTTTTCCTCACGATTTACACACCCACTCTGCCAGTCGCCATTGAATACGGCCGGGAACGACTTCGCTCGGCTTAGTCGCCAATACGACTCGCCCCACTCGCTTGGCTCTAGATCGATTTCACTTGTTGcacaataaaacaccaagtctaATTTTAAAGAGTAGGAGAGATTATAttagccttgtaaagagctttatTAGTTTCGGCGAAATTGGGATagtattttgttgttattgtgaactacagttccacacaaacgtacatGTACATCTCATTTAGATTAGCAATTGCAGCTGTGAGAcctatttttcgagtgtcccacatTTGCCGCAACGTGTGTGTCTACGTCCACCGAACGGATTGCTATTATGATGCCAGCGCTCACTGCAGCAGTGGCGGTTTTAAGTTGGCGGCACCCTTATCTAATCTGAATGGCCCCTGAAGTGCCCCGTTTACCATTTTATTAGTAATCGgaaattaatgaaataaactacatttttaaaaaatgaaatataaaaaataattacatgtATCTGTATTTTTCGGCCTTTCGGCAAAGTGTTTCCTTTGTCcggtttcggccaagaattttgctttcagtATACCCCTAGgattttcatatttaaaatgTGCTTTATTGTCTTCATAAATGGAAATGACATTTACGAGTACAAGGGAAAAAGTACATGTGCCAGGTTTTTCACGCAACCTTCCATGTCAATGAATCCCACCTCTTTAGTGTTTCCGCATTCTACACAGTTTATCTCCAAGTAAGAGCAAGTAGAGAAAAATGATATATTATACGGATAGAAAAGGCTATGCATTGATTTAGAAGCCTTACCTCTTCATCCCCCAGCATGACATGTATAACACGTGGGTCCACCAGCTGCTTTTCTTTATTCTATAGCACAAGCGTGTAGTGTTAATAAACTATGATTGCCCCTAAATCTCTCAGTTATTTTAAAGTCAATTAAAATCATCACCTTATCCAACATAATCTCCATTATGTGTGACATCACGTCATGTTGTGACACAAGTCCTAGCGCCCAGCAATCCTCAAGCTCTGGTTGGTACACACATACCTTCCGTCCTTGAATTGTGTATGAACCTGCGTATACAAAATTGAGGGTTCACAAGCGACCTGAGCTTTGTGAGTAAAATAGGATCTGGACAATAAGTGCCAAAAGAATTCACATTCCTATGATGAATTAAATGcaatttaaaaatgcatttacatACACACTATTTTCACAAGCCATAGAGGGGAGCAAAAGAGTTAAGGATTGGTAAAGAGGTTTGACTGATTTTTACCCTTCCTgagaatctcctgcagttcaaaatcACTTCGCCAGCTGGAGATGGCAGTCTGCACAGAGGGCTGCTCCAATAGCAGAGGATGTCTTATGTCTTTTTCAAACTGTaatacaacaaaacaaggtcctcAATGCTGTAATGAAGTCAATAGATACTTAtccaaaaaatagttttgattATAATTATaccaaaaaatagttttgattATAattataccattttaattcttgtGTCCATTTAGTTAATACAACATTGTTGTATAGGCCTAAAATGTTGCGTGACGTTACAGGCAAATACTTTAgagaaaaactgaaaagaagAAAGATTCACACCTCAAAACTGTGGATAGATTTTTTGTCAGGTAGGAACTCAAGGTTGTTGCTTCCAAAATACTGCACCGGAAGCACAGGTCCTAGACCTACTCTGTCCACAATGGAATGGAAAGCCTAAGCGAGAAGAGGAAAAAATTATATTCCATGAGAGGCAAGCAATGGTGGGATACAGTATCACTCATTTCCAGTCATAGTTTTAGTTTATAACTTGTAATATTCTTAAGAAGcagtcttgtatttctttttacCCACTGTATTTTGTGGTCAACAAACTATTTTAGCATGTCATGTATTTGTCCACTAGAATCTTGTCCCTtcaactgcaaatttataacatctttATCAGGttattttcattaaatctagtcaaataattttctccatcttgttttgagtgttaaagaataCTTAACAGATAAATACGTCACATTATTCCGCTTActtaaagtaaatattactatttgtcctTAACCCCAGAGATctaaaagttggccatttttcacctaaatcaagaaaaatttgcattcaaataatgttttgaacaatatatattcttgaattaagaacatttcttagAAACAAGCTTCTTTAAGATTACATATACTAatctattgcttaaaataaaccTGTTAATATTATTTTCAACTAGCCATTTtactttcaagaaatctgagtaaaatttacttgaatcaCTGGAagataatttcac
This Corythoichthys intestinalis isolate RoL2023-P3 chromosome 11, ASM3026506v1, whole genome shotgun sequence DNA region includes the following protein-coding sequences:
- the kdm3b gene encoding lysine-specific demethylase 3B isoform X1; the protein is MGESLELIGKRLLLLLGDGETANGSECKQTPRSRDWLRGTVRAVSVIGLAAADASSGEATTTTPAAGLTVFVEFENASQRCSWVQVYDDTVKALLVEDSIVWANRSATTATAGSTTAWPALAFHSIVDRVGLGPVLPVQYFGSNNLEFLPDKKSIHSFEFEKDIRHPLLLEQPSVQTAISSWRSDFELQEILRKGSYTIQGRKVCVYQPELEDCWALGLVSQHDVMSHIMEIMLDKNKEKQLVDPRVIHVMLGDEELGKNGRQKMDSETLKGDNSRRRRTASEEEDMNLKRFKGAAELVANEQRCDDSNKNLTEGADVWGGDAGEKVSSTTKNGSASEGSFLQTQVSSSETNCSIQMDQSNATPMRYYAHVKENGRMLSTQGAADSTTSVSHTPTPPPLKPAPSAFSATSFPSLGQMPSLVPGAPVHKASPSPLPVREEASKSFSKTSALVSPGPVTISWSSADSSPSVALSASGGFTPKPSTWGSQTEGSTKTALGYRLPSAVPSAPVFGEVTSQTNGSMTGSATSKDTSRPFGFGFGRDKSETQSQPDKNLFFQCMTQNSDSNQVQTGAQSQSKDTNYFAAVSETLNKDPTSLFKSVTEVQKKPEQTKMPDIHPTGNGVLSNSSPAFPGMASSSVARKASAIVGPATASGLQNLLKSCNNGTLTGAVVMPSNFNPSESHQNLFLQSSKEPVNPANPFLAYGDKNMPTLFAGLSKVESESDNKPNLFIMSEPPKAILSSPFSALSSSASPSSSTSPAPTLSQRAQNEGASIKEEKLVGETPSFKSGSSVFTTVDPARAGSSVFGTTAPSRMDQLPLSFDHSLTQKFALEERAQSTKRDSDLSSNSDLSDLSENEEGPDKGQPHGESSQSGKDGAMMPKAKIQGAAKSRPRTKPFKVGQSVLKDLSKVRRLKQSGESFLQDGSCINVAPHLHKCRECRLERYRKSRNADDDSEDDDDPNVACRFFHFRRLAFTRKGMLRVEGFLSPQQSDSMAMGLWLPAPTVQEGLDLDTSKYILANVGDQFCQLVMSEKEAMMMVEPHQKVAWKRAVRGVREMCDVCETTLFNIHWVCRKCGFGVCLDCYRLRRNRPRDDLDEGPVDEVFSWLKCAKGQPHDPENLMPTQIIPGTALYNIGDMVHLARGKWGIKANCPCASRHAKSLVRHSAPNGISQAPPNSGGIPGATASAFGATPKSESETSTIKTETTQTAVSSSSGAGEIVSSTSNSTSGTLPVSNFAQFSAKESRASEGNNSSALHWLADLATQKSKDDTKESGSLRAMMNREIRPPFGLDSLTALSRPSASSPKLFNSLLLGSNAAQSKPEGSSLRDLLNSGPGKLPQGHGESGVPFPSVFTSGGNDKLKSSLPNFLDHIIASVVETKKAEGRRTGTSEGSELGVLGARKDGIMGLSVLEPHTSHSWLCDGRLLCLQDPSNSNNWKIFRECWKQGQPVLVSGIHKRLKSELWRPEAFSEEFGDQDVDLVNCRNCAIISDVKVRDFWDGFQIISKRLKDSEGNPMVLKLKDWPPGEDFRDMMPTRFDDLMENLPLPEYTKRDGRLNLAARLPNFFVRPDLGPKMYNAYGLISTEDRKVGTTNLHLDVSDAVNVMVYVGIPLGEGDMEKEADINGRQEVMTTIEEGDVDEMTKRRVYKGNEKPGALWHIYAAKDAEKIRELLRKVGEEQGQENPLDHDPIHDQSWYLDQVLRRRLYEEYGVQGWAIVQFLGDAVFIPAGAPHQVHNLYSCIKAAEDFVSPEHVRHCFRLTQEFRHLSTTHTNHEDKLQVKNIIYHAVKDAVGTLKAHDPKLARP